One segment of Primulina tabacum isolate GXHZ01 chromosome 6, ASM2559414v2, whole genome shotgun sequence DNA contains the following:
- the LOC142548768 gene encoding sedoheptulose-1,7-bisphosphatase, chloroplastic-like: METSITSCAHRTLLPGISSQQYSPSLASPRSVSQPVSSKSSKASSLFGESLRFAPKSSIKLSKTKNSSLVIKCEIGDSLEEFLTKATPDKGLIRLMMCMGEALRTIAFKVRTASCGGTACVNSFGDEQLAVDMLANKLLFEALQYSHFCKYACSEEVPELQDMGGPVEGGFSVAFDPLDGSSIVDTNFTVGTIFGVWPGDKLTGVTGADQVAAAMGIFGPRTTYVLALKDCPGTHEFLLLDEGKWQHVKDTTSIGEGKMFSPGNLRATTDNPDYAKLIDYYVREKYTLRYTGGMVPDVNQIIVKEKGIFTNVLSPTAKAKLRLLFEVAPLGFLIEKAGGYSSDGKQSVLDKVIGNLDERTQVAYGSKNEIIRFEETLYGSSRLKAAAQPVGAAA; the protein is encoded by the exons ATGGAGACTAGTATTACAAGCTGTGCTCATAGAACACTCCTCCCCGGTATCTCTTCGCAGCAATATTCCCCTTCTCTTGCATCGCCACGTTCCGTTTCACAGCCAGTTAGTTCCAAG AGCTCAAAAGCAAGCTCATTGTTTGGAGAGTCTTTGCGTTTTGCTCCAAAGTCATCAATCAAGCTTTCAAAGACCAAGAATTCTTCGCTTGTGATTAAGTGCGAGATTGGCGATAGTCTG GAAGAATTTCTTACGAAGGCCACGCCGGATAAGGGACTGATTAGGCTGATGATGTGCATGGGAGAAGCGCTGCGTACGATCGCCTTCAAAGTGAGAACAGCATCTTGTGGAGGAACAGCTTGTGTCAACTCTTTTGGAGATGAGCAACTTGCAGTTGATATGCTCGCTAACAAGCTTCTTTTTGAG GCGTTGCAATACTCCCACTTCTGCAAATACGCGTGCTCTGAGGAGGTGCCGGAACTCCAAGACATGGGAGGACCGGTGGAAG GAGGATTCAGCGTGGCATTTGATCCACTCGATGGCTCTAGCATCGTCGACACAAATTTCACAGTTGGTACCATCTTCGGAGTATGGCCTGGAGACAAGCTTACAGGAGTAACCGGAGCTGATCAAGTTGCTGCTGCGATGGGGATTTTCGGGCCCCGAACCACTTATGTTCTTGCTCTCAAGGACTGTCCTGGAACACATGAATTCCTTCTACTCGATGAAG GGAAATGGCAACATGTAAAAGATACAACATCAATTGGAGAAGGGAAAATGTTTTCCCCTGGAAATTTGAGGGCTACTACAGACAACCCTGACTATGCCAAG CTGATCGATTACTATGTTCGGGAGAAATACACTTTGCGATACACCGGAGGAATGGTGCCTGATGTCAATCAG ATCATTGTGAAAGAGAAGGGGATTTTCACAAATGTGTTATCTCCAACTGCAAAGGCGAAGCTAAGGTTGCTATTCGAAGTTGCTCCTTTGGGATTCTTGATCGAAAAGGCCGGTGGATACAGCAGTGACGGCAAACAGTCCGTGTTAGACAAGGTGATCGGTAATCTAGATGAGAGGACCCAAGTAGCCTACGGATCCAAAAACGAAATCATCCGATTTGAGGAAACCTTATATGGATCTTCAAGACTCAAAGCCGCTGCTCAACCAGTTGGGGCTGCTGCTTGA
- the LOC142548769 gene encoding putative sugar phosphate/phosphate translocator At3g11320, giving the protein MLGSKSSGRYFTIGLVSAWYSSNIGVLLLNKYLLSNYGFRYPIFLTMCHMMACSLLSYIAIAWMKMVPMQTIRSRVQFMKISALSLIFCASVVSGNVSLKYLPVSFNQAIGATTPFFTAVFAYLMILKREAWLTYVTLIPVVTGVIIASGGEPSFHMFGFIMCIGATAARALKSVVQGILLSSEGEKLNSMNLLLYMAPIAVVLLLPATLFMEENVVGITLALARDDIRIIWLLVFNSALAYFVNLTNFLVTKHTSALTLQVLGNAKGAVAVVVSILIFKNPVSVTGMLGYTLTVFGVILYSEAKKRTK; this is encoded by the exons ATGTTGGGGTCTAAATCCTCCGGCCGATATTTCACGATTGGTCTGGTGTCAGCATGGTACTCATCGAACATTGGGGTTTTGCTCTTGAACAAGTATTTGTTGAGCAATTACGGATTCAGGTACCCGATTTTCTTGACGATGTGTCACATGATGGCTTGCTCATTGCTTAGCTACATCGCCATCGCTTGGATGAAGATGGTGCCGATGCAGACTATAAGATCTAGGGTTCAGTTTATGAAGATTTCAGCTTTGAGCTTGATTTTCTGTGCTTCGGTTGTTAGTGGGAATGTTTCGCTTAAGTATTTACCTGTTAGCTTCAATCAGGCAATCGGGGCTACCACGCCTTTCTTCACGGCGGTGTTTGCGTATTTAATGATCCTGAAGCGAGAGGCGTGGTTGACTTACGTGACGTTGATTCCAGTTGTTACAGGAGTTATTATTGCTAGTGGG ggcGAGCCGAGTTTTCACATGTTTGGGTTTATCATGTGCATTGGTGCAACAGCTGCAAGGGCACTAAAATCAGTGGTTCAGGGGATTTTGCTTTCGTCGGAAGg GGAAAAGCTGAATTCTATGAATTTGCTCCTCTACATGGCTCCTATAGCTGTCGTGCTTCTACTTCCTGCAACACTTTTTATGGAAGAAAACGTTGTGGGTATCACATTGGCACTTGCAAGAGACGATATAAGAATTATTTGGTTACTTGTGTTCAACTCTGCGCTGGCATATTTTGTAAATCTGACCAATTTTTTGGTCACAAAGCACACTAGTGCTCTAACTCTTCAG GTCCTAGGAAATGCTAAAGGAGCAGTGGCTGTGGTAGTCTCCATTTTGATATTTAAGAATCCTGTCTCCGTGACCGGGATGCTCGGGTATACTCTGACAGTGTTTGGTGTTATCCTATACAGCGAAGCTAAGAAGCGTACTAAATGA
- the LOC142548011 gene encoding uncharacterized protein LOC142548011 produces MFHFVTCVLSSISAGFFQQVFWGSVEMGTLPQSHVADLESAGGGRQVPATSGGGGSLSSNVPGESLVESTDVGSGAVENKLRLGRNLRVCRICHLYTDATNQDSGLLFELGCSCREDLAVAHKQCAEAWFKIKGNKICEICGSIAQNVSGADEAESTQPQNGSSTTAIMPTNITVSRNIWQSHRVLNFLLACMVVAFVVSWLFHFNVRS; encoded by the exons ATGTTCCACTTCGTGACATGTGTTCTTTCTTCAATTAGCGCGGGATTTTTTCAACAGGTCTTTTGGGGTTCTGTAGAAATGGGAACTTTACCGCAATCTCATGTGGCGGATTTGGAATCAGCTGGCGGTGGCCGCCAGGTTCCCGCCACGAGTGGTGGTGGAGGATCACTCTCCTCCAATGTGCCCGGTGAAAGTCTTGTTGAGTCTACGGATGTGGGAAGTGGGGCGGTTGAAAATAAGCTGCGTTTAGGAAGAAATCTGAGGGTTTGTAGAATTTGCCATTTGTATACGGATGCAACCAATCAAGATTCTGGACTGCTTTTTGAACTGGGTTGTTCATGTAGAGAAGATTTGGCGGTTGCCCATAAGCAGTGTGCCGAGGCTTGGTTCAAGATTAAGGGCAACAA AATCTGTGAGATATGCGGATCAATTGCACAAAATGTTTCAGGTGCAGATGAGGCCGAGTCAACACAACCGCAAAATGGATCATCTACCACCGCCATCATGCCTACAAACATCACAGTCTCTCGAAACATCTGGCAAAGTCACCGGGTTCTCAACTTTCTATTAGCTTGTATGGTGGTTGCATTCGTCGTCTCTTGGCTCTTTCACTTCAACGTACGCTCGTAA
- the LOC142548770 gene encoding 18.1 kDa class I heat shock protein-like, which produces MSLIPTLFGNRRGNIRDPFSMNIWAPFQGFPFSVQLDNAHGTAAREVSSFAGARIDWKETPEAHVFKADLPGLKKEEVKVDVEEGGILQISGERSREHEEKNDKWHHVERSSGKFLRRFRLPEGAKVEEIKAAMENGMLTVTVPKEETKKPQAKVIDISG; this is translated from the coding sequence ATGTCTCTAATTCCAACTTTATTCGGCAACCGCAGGGGCAACATCCGTGATCCATTTTCAATGAACATTTGGGCTCCCTTTCAAGGTTTCCCTTTCTCAGTACAATTAGACAATGCACACGGCACTGCTGCGAGAGAGGTCTCTTCGTTTGCAGGCGCCCGCATCGACTGGAAAGAGACGCCGGAGGCTCACGTGTTCAAGGCGGATCTTCCGGGCTTGAAGAAGGAGGAGGTGAAAGTTGACGTTGAAGAAGGTGGGATTCTACAGATCAGCGGCGAGAGAAGCAGAGAACATGAGGAGAAGAACGACAAGTGGCACCATGTTGAGAGGAGCAGTGGCAAGTTCCTCCGCCGGTTCAGGCTGCCGGAAGGTGCGAAGGTAGAAGAAATCAAGGCGGCGATGGAGAATGGAATGCTGACAGTCACCGTTCCTAAGGAAGAAACTAAGAAACCGCAAGCAAAAGTCATTGACATCTCCGGTTAA
- the LOC142548771 gene encoding 17.3 kDa class I heat shock protein-like, which produces MSLIPTLFGNRRSNICDPFSMDIWDSFQGFPFSGQLNNARGEVSAFSGARVDWKETPEAHVFKADLPGLNKEEVKVEVEEGGVLKISGERSREKEEKNDKWHRVERSSGKFLRRFRLPESAKVEGIKAAMENGVLTVTVPKEEIKNPQVKAIDISG; this is translated from the coding sequence ATGTCTTTGATTCCGACTTTATTTGGCAACCGTAGGAGCAACATTTGCGACCCATTTTCAATGGACATCTGGGATTCATTTCAAGGTTTCCCTTTCTCAGGTCAATTGAACAATGCACGTGGTGAGGTCTCTGCGTTTTCCGGTGCCCGCGTCGACTGGAAAGAGACACCGGAAGCTCACGTGTTCAAGGCGGATCTTCCGGGCTTGAATAAGGAGGAGGTGAAAGTTGAAGTGGAAGAAGGTGGGGTTCTTAAGATCAGCGGCGAGAGAAGCAGAGAGAAGGAGGAGAAGAACGATAAGTGGCACCGTGTGGAGAGGAGCAGTGGGAAGTTCCTCCGCCGGTTCAGGCTTCCGGAGAGTGCGAAGGTAGAAGGAATCAAGGCGGCGATGGAGAACGGAGTGCTGACTGTCACCGTGCCCAAGGAAGAAATCAAGAACCCGCAAGTCAAGGCCATTGACATCTCCGGTTAA
- the LOC142548773 gene encoding uncharacterized protein LOC142548773, which produces MRTLCPNLEREDGLETVLEVPIPEEMFGSNKLHKSWQGMKSWVMKPHVERAGSVFGGRDTKIQFLLGVIGAPLVPLPIRCDRTLDNNIKGHPIETSMAKYLVQQYIAAAGGEHALNSIDSMYAMGKVKMAASEIVSGEDAAKFAKLKNMKHCGPGEVGGFVLWQKRPDLWSLELMVSGCKTSAGSDGKVAWRQTPWQHPHASRGPPRPLRRLLQGLDPRSTANLFSNSTCLGEKTVNNEDCFVLKLEADPSTLRARSSNDVEIIRHTVWGCFSQKTGLLVQLQDSHLLRINDPKNDVFWETTMDSSIQDYRTIDGINIAHGGRTSVSLFSFGENSESHTRTRMEEVWSVEEVDFNIMGLSIDCFLPPADLKKEDEGCGVIGKGDITKNKSLQRMILANPSRMNVAKGGTKVVAIDEESL; this is translated from the exons ATGAGGACATTGTGCCCCAATCTAGAGAGAGAAGATGGACTCGAGACGGTGCTTGAGGTCCCTATACCCGAAGAGATGTTCGGGTCTAACAAGCTGCACAAGTCTTGGCAAGGGATGAAGTCTTGGGTCATGAAGCCACATGTTGAGAGGGCTGGTTCGGTTTTCGGAGGCCGTGACACGAAGATTCAGTTCTTGCTTGGGGTGATCGGTGCTCCTTTGGTACCTCTTCCCATACGTTGTGATCGTACACTCGATAATAACATCAAAGGTCATCCCATT GAGACTTCGATGGCTAAATACTTAGTGCAACAATACATAGCTGCCGCAGGAGGTGAACATGCTTTGAACTCTATCGACAGTATGTACGCGATGGGGAAAGTCAAAATGGCAGCATCCGAAATCGTCTCCGGGGAAGATGCTGCTAAGTTTGCAAAGCTTAAGAACATGAAACATTGCGGCCCCGGGGAAGTCGGGGGATTCGTTCTCTGGCAGAAGAGGCCTGACTTATGGAGCCTGGAATTGATGGTTTCCGGTTGTAAAACCAGTGCTGGTAGTGATGGTAAGGTCGCCTGGCGGCAAACTCCATGGCAACACCCGCATGCATCCCGTGGCCCGCCCAGACCACTACGGAGGTTGTTACAG GGTCTGGATCCAAGATCAACGGCAAATCTGTTCTCCAATTCGACCTGCCTTGGCGAGAAAACTGTGAACAACGAGGATTGCTTCGTGTTAAAGTTGGAAGCAGATCCATCCACTCTTAGAGCAAGAAGCAGCAACGATGTCGAAATAATTAGGCACACGGTTTGGGGATGTTTCAGCCAGAAAACAGGACTCTTAGTCCAGCTACAAGACTCACATTTATTACGAATAAATGACCCAAAAAACGACGTTTTCTGGGAGACAACAATGGATTCATCTATCCAAGATTATAGAACCATCGATGGTATTAACATAGCACACGGTGGAAGGACTAGCGTCTCGTTGTTCAGTTTTGGGGAAAATTCGGAAAGCCATACCAGAACAAGGATGGAAGAGGTTTGGAGTGTGGAAGAGGTGGATTTCAACATAATGGGGCTTTCCATTGATTGCTTCTTGCCTCCTGCTGACTTGAAGAAGGAGGATGAAGGATGCGGGGTGATCGGTAAGGGCGATATAACAAAAAACAAGTCGTTGCAACGGATGATCTTGGCCAATCCTTCTAGGATGAATGTAGCAAAAGGAGGCACAAAAGTGGTGGCTATTGATGAAGAGAGCTTATAG
- the LOC142548774 gene encoding 18.2 kDa class I heat shock protein-like, protein MSLIPSIFGSNRSSIFDPLSMDIWDPFQGFPFHGSVANRDISGFVSARIDWKETPEAHLFKADLPGLKKEEVKVEVEEGRVLQISGERSSEEEEKNDKWHRVERSSGKFLRRFRLPENAKVGEIKAAMEDGVLTVTVPKEEVKKPEVKAIDISG, encoded by the coding sequence ATGTCTCTGATTCCCAGCATTTTTGGCAGTAACAGGAGCAGCATTTTCGATCCTCTCTCGATGGATATCTGGGACCCTTTCCAGGGCTTCCCATTTCACGGGTCGGTAGCCAACCGAGATATCTCGGGGTTCGTCAGTGCACGCATCGACTGGAAAGAGACTCCTGAGGCGCACTTGTTCAAGGCTGATCTCCCGGGGCTGAAGAAGGAGGAGGTTAAGGTGGAGGTTGAGGAAGGAAGGGTGCTCCAGATCAGCGGAGAGAGGAGCAGCGAGGAGGAGGAGAAGAACGACAAGTGGCACCGCGTGGAGAGGAGCAGCGGGAAATTCCTGCGGCGGTTCAGGCTGCCGGAAAATGCGAAGGTAGGTGAAATCAAAGCGGCAATGGAGGACGGAGTGCTTACTGTGACTGTGCCCAAGGAAGAAGTGAAGAAACCAGAGGTGAAGGCCATCGACATTTCCGGTTAA